CCCGAATCCCCTCAGAGATACCTGGGACCGTGCAGAGCTGCAGTTCCCTGCTCTTCCAGGTGAACCCTTCTCTCCGTCTCTCTGGTTTTCTGGTTGACAGTTCAAAACACCTGACAAATGTACCCGATTAACCCCAAAAGCAACTGTTGAATAGCAGAAGGCCACAGTGACATCCCTGTCTCGCTCCTGGCCATGGAATTGCTTTGCTTACTTTCCAAGCATCTGAGAGCTCCTAGTTGTCTTTGTTATTGATCCCAGCTCTCTCCCGCTGTGAGCATCACCTGTGTGCTGTCAGCCCTTTGAGACGTGGGAAGGCTTTTTCCCAGCTTTGCAGCAGAGGGTCAAATTTTAGGgtttattttgtgggtaggtcttattttcagggaaacacggtagtaagtGCAGTTGTCCTGGAAACGGTGTCTCGTGACTTCAATGCCCCTGTCTCTGGGTCTGTCTCTGCCGGCTCTGTCGTGGCGTCCCTGTGTGATTGATTCACCTTGCGAGATGTTCCACGTCACTGAGGCCTGGGAGAGCTGGAGGCCTTCGGAGGAAGGGCTGTTGCTTTTCTCAGCAATGTGGGATGTCCCCAACCCAGGGCCACTTTAACCCAGTTTCATTTTTTGGCTGCGTCATTGGCAGTGTGAGTGTGGCTGCAGGAACCTCTGCCCTTCTTGTCCCTGCCCTGCGTGACTTGGCAGTTGTCTGGGGGTGAGGGCTCACCTCCGCCTCCGTCCCCACCTGCCTTCTCACCAGCAGGGACCCTCGACTCCCCGGAACCTCGAGAGCTCCCAGGAGGAAGTGTAAAAAAgcatttacacttaaaaaatgggatGAGGTGGGATTCCCTACTTCTTAAAAACGTTTCTAGAGCTACTAAAAAGCTTGCATTtacgggggaggggggaaatgggcatttattaaaaccttaaaatctgtacccccataatatgctgaaaaaaaaaaagcttgcatttacaaaatagttgataaaaatattcctctgCATTGTACAAGAGGGGAGACGGGGCCCCGATAAGACCTGGCGTATGACATTAATCAGActtggcttctttctctcctgcttcaCCAGACGCCGGACTCTCCTCAGTTTTAGTTTCTCCATTTTCTGCAGGTAAATCTTCTTTAGTTTCTTGGTTAGCCACTTCGGCCTGTTTTTCCTTtgctccttttttcccttttggttgcACTTTTTTGTCTGAAGATTTATCCTTTGCTGTGGCCTTTCTGGGCTTCGTTTCCACTCTCGCAGGAGCAGGTTTAGCTGACAGTTGCGCAGATCTCCCCTTGGGCTCTTCCTTCTTCACCGCAGCCGAGCTGACCTTCCTCTTGGGCATCTGGGCGGCAGGGAGGGTGCGTGGCCGGCAGAGCCTTCCCGAAACTGGGCTGTCTGGCGGCTGCCATCGCTCTGGCCACTGGAGCTGCTGAGATCCCTGGTGGGGGCGGTGGGAGAACCGGATGGAACCGGATTGGGAGCCTGCCTCCTACTCCCCCCCCCACAGATTTCTGACCACCACCTCCAAATGGACCACTGCTGACAGTTCAGCTCTTCGCTGTATTTGAGGCAGTTTCCAGGGTTTGTTGTCctcaggggcagggctggccctaCTAGCCCAGCCACCAAACCTGGCAACAGGCAGCTACACGAAACAGGATGCTGGCGACACTCATTTTTCCTGGAAATCAGCATTCGTGTGCGCCTCTGCCCTCCAAAAGTTGAATAAACTTGAAGCAATTTGAGAACGATGCTCTTCTGCAGAATAAGACTGAAGTCGGCACTTGATGTTGATGCTCACTGCTGTTTcgggagggcagggtgggagggcagaggacagaCAGACCCAGGCTGGGACTAGGGTCACAGTTGAGGACACAGGGACAGAACTGTGAGTCtgcggccacaccaccctgaacacgCCTGGTCCCGTCTGATGATCTTGgcagctaagcagggtcaggccagTTAGTACTTGGATGGTAGAAACAGAATTATGAATGTTAAGGACATAACTGATATGTGTTATAAACCGAATACTCTAATCATACACCTACATGCTGCTATTCTAGGGTCAGGGCATCAGCTGGTCACATTTCAAGGTGTTTCTAACAAGCACAATATTAAAGTTCATATTGGGCCGAAACATTGATTAAGGCTGGAGTTGATCATACAGGTATTATCTGGATAATCAAAGCCCAAAATAGgctttggtatttattttctgtggAGTATAAGTAGAAGCTATATAATAGCAAAATCCAAGCATAGcctaacttaaaaagaaaaaactccacttaatataaaattcacaaaatgCAACATGGTACCACGGATAGGGTCCTGGAGCAGAAGTGAATTCGTGGAAGCCAGTACTGGTGTTTACAGTTAACCCAATCTTCACAATGTCCCACTTTTACTCACGATTCTTTGCTGTGTGTCAATCCTTGTCAGTGTTCCAGATTACATCCTCAGGCAGACTCCAAGGGCTGCTGGTGAACTGACCTTTCTGCTCGTGTCTTAAGAACCagaactgaggccgggcgcggtggctcacgcctgtaaccctagcactctgggaggccgaggcgggcggatcactcaaggtcaggagttcaaaaccagctggagcaagagagagaccccatctctactaaaaatagaaagaaattaattggccaactaaaaatatatagaaaaaactagccgggcatggtggcgcatgcctgtagtcccagctactcgggaggctgaggcaggaggattgcttgagcccaggagtctgaggttgctgtgagctaggctgactccacggcactctagcccgggcaacagagtgagactctgtctcaaaaaaaaaaaaaaaagaaccagaactGAAGCTGAGTCTGGTGGGTGCCCTGGACGTGTAGCTGAGGGTGGTCCTTCTGCTTCTTCAGCAGTTTGTCTGATTTTCCcagaccccccaccccagggccccacctgAGGAGTGGCTGTCACAACGCAACGCTAGCTGCTCAGGAGACCCTGAGGAAACACCCACTGCAGCAGAAGAGTCTCTCGTCCGGTCACTCTTGTTGTTGGAGGCGCCCACAGGCCGTCTCCTGGGCGCttttctcctgccttggcttggATGACATGACAACGGCCACGTGATCCACAAACACAGCGCTCTCGGGGccagcccagcctcctctctGTGGAAGGAGCCGGAGGCTTGTGCTGCTGAGATGAGTGGGGCCCCCCGGCCCCCGTTCCCCCGTGGCTGTGGGCTCCTGCAGCGCGCCTGGGAGAAAGCCTATCGGGACCACAGGAGAAAGGTAGGAAGTCCGATGGCGGGCAGGCCACGGCGCAGGGCCACGAATGCCGGCACTTTCCCTGGGGACCCAAAGGCGACCTTCTTTTCAGAGGTAGGATGGCTGGAGTGACATCTCCTAACAAAGGTTGCCACATGTGTTGCCATAAACAAAACCCCACTAAATAGATCGCGGTTGGTGTGTGCTGCGTTTTGGGGCCACACCATGCCTGATTGCAGCGTGTTTACTCGGTGCTTAATTTCTCCAAATGACTTGGAAGCATCTTAATACAATGAGACCTGAGTCTCCTTTCATAAAACACACATTAACAAATTTAACAGAATAGAAATAACACAATGTCTACTCttagaccacaatggaattaaactagaggTTAATACAGAAACAGAATTGGAAAAATCCTAAAACATGCAGATATTAAACAATATactcctaggccgggcgcggtggctcacgcctgtaatcctagcactctgggaggccgaggcgggaggatcactcaaggtcaggagttcgagaccagcctgagcaagggcgagaccccagtAATGAATTGCAAATGTTTGTCTGGAGCCTGAACAAACTTGCTTCTAGAAAGCTCTGCGCGGGCCCCTTATACCAAACATGCCCAACTTAGAACTCGCTGATCGTGCCCCGACCCTGCTCACTGCCTGAACTCTGTCTTGGGGTCACCAGGCACAAACACCAAAAGGGGGCGATCTTCCCCCTCCCGGCCTTCCCCGCATCCACAGACACACCTCGGGTGGCCGGACTCCTGCCCGTGCTGCCTCCCGGGGGCCCTGGCTCTGGTCTCCTTCATGGATGGCCACGCAGCCTGGGGCCAGGTCTCCCTGCTCTGGCCCGTCTCCCTCCCCTACGGTGAGGGGAGCCTCTTAAAGGTGTGAGTGCCCCGTCACCGCCCTGCCTCTATTTCTCAGTGGCCCCCTTCCCCTCACGGCCGGGGCCAGCTCCCGAGCGTCTCTGTCTCAGCCCGGCCACGGCTCCTGACACCTGGCTGCACATCACATCCCCCACTGTGGACACCGGCGGGTGGGTGATTCCCCAGCCTGGCCGTCACTTCAACCTGCTCTGGGTTTGCTCCTCAGCTGGTCGGCTCCCCAAACCGTCACCTCCAGATCACCAGATAATGGGTCCCAGGAGTTCACGATCTGGACGCAAGTATCCGAATACAAGGGGGTTCTTTTTATGGCGAGCAGCAATACATACAGACCTCACGCATTTAATCTATCACGCTTTATAATTTTCCCCTTATCTGTACATTTTCTAACAGAAAACTCAGCAGGGATTGTTTTGCAGTTAACTAATGTTTGAGGCATTCACCCTTCAAAACACGGCTgggccctctgggaggccgaggcaggcggatcgctcaaggtcaggagttcaaaaccagcctgagcaagagcgagaccccgtctctactataaatagaaagaaattaattggccaactaatatatatagaaaaaattagccgggcacggtggcgcatgcctgtagtcccagctacttgggaggctgaggcagaaggatcacttgagcccaggagtttgagtttgctgtgagctaggctgacgccacggcactcactctagcctgggcaacaaagtgagactctgtctcaaaaaaaaaaaaaaaaaaaacacagctggAGGGCTCAGACGTTATAGTGAGGTGGAGACCAGCATGCAGTTCTCTGTGTAAAAGGCCTCGTGGCGCTTAAGCACAGAGTGGAGACGTCACCTGCGGGTGGCGCCTAAGGAATTCTCACCTGTGCCCACTCAACTCTCTACTCTGAGAGGATGACGGGGCTCATTTCTGAGGACGCTCCGATTCTCAGTCGGACCGTGAGCACCATCCAGGACTTCCTGCTGCAGGCTGGTCTGCAGCCTTTGGTGCCATGAGCGGCGGGCAACAAGTGTCCCGAGAGCTGGTGACCCAGCAGCGCCACCTAAGCTCACACCGACCATGTACCAGGCCGCCTGGTCACACGGCCCGCTCTGTGCCACAGGTCCAGGACGCCCGGCCGCTCGTGGACACCTGCGCCCCCCCGACTTTTCCCCACCTCCACCTGAGACTCAAGAGGCTGAAGGTACTCGTTCTGCTCCATCTCTTAGTTAATGGACTAGCTCACCAGAACACAACCCAGGGCGGCAGAACAGGCAGGCTCAGGAAGAAACAAATGAGTCTCTTGTCGCAGACGAAACGCAGTCTGGGCGACCGGTCAGCCCGTCCTGCCTGCGTGGAGCCGGGGTGGTCGCAGCAGAACCCCTCTCCCTCTCAGATCGGGCGGTGGCATGGCGGGGAGGCACAGCGGCAGTTTGTACAGTGCAGCTCTGGAATAGTCAATCAGCATCATCCCTTAAACTGTACCGCTTTTTGACAACCTCAGAATGTTTAATCCTCAAAGTTTAAGTCATGCGGAGTGAGCATTTCGTGGTTGTAGTATATGCTCTGAGAATTTCATGGCAATGCCTCCAAAACAAGATGCTGTGTGCCATTCACGTGCTCATTAAGCAACGAATAAAAAACTAAGCAACCAGTCTTGAGCATAGCAGGAGATCTAtcaatttaaaaacctaaaacgAGAGGCATATTCTTTTCCTCTGGGCTTAAATACTCTGTACAAAATCTCTCTTTTATCTCTCTTAAAATGCAAAACGACTTCCTCATGTCACTGCTACATGTCAGTTTTAGAGGGCAAACTGACTTTACAAGACACTGTCTCTCTTTGCGGTTACTTTGCtgccatgtttccccgaaaataagacctacccataaaataagccctagcagggtttctaagcatttccgcaatagaagccctaccccgaaaataagcccgagtggtgggcgtggctacacagcgcatctgcacaacccgtgcattttgtGGTGGAGCGgaaaagaagacgagcagcccttctcatctgccccgtgagagctctattgctcgacatgagagatcggggccgatggttctaaagtaaatagagtcgcaagagattcaggatggaattcggggtttggagagtgatgatgatgctccagaagaagacgacttaactctatttgaatcagtgtagattgttgtaccgcacttaaaacaaataacacatctgctgaaaacaagccctagggtgtcttcttgaggaaaaacaaacataaccCCTGtcctattttcggggaaacacggcactTTGCTACTTTGCTACCCCGCCCTAACGAGTCCCAGCCCCACGGTCACAGTCAGGCGCTGCAGCGCCCGCTGACAGTCCCGATATTCCAGGCGTGACGCGAAGCTCCCGGGCGTCCGgcgcggggtggggtggggctccCCCTGCACAGCTGCAGCCGCCCCGCCGGGTCCCCTCTGTCCACAGCTGGAGCAGGAGTGGCTCTCCGCCATCGAGAGGGACAACCGCCTGCTGCTGGAGAGGGTGGCCCGTGTCATGAGGACCCGGGGACAGACGGGCAGCAGAGCCGGCCCCATGCGCAGGAGGTACTGGGCcggcacgggcgggcggggctgggCAGAAGGGCCGCCGAGGGCTGGAGCGCGGCCTTTCCACCTCGCCCGCGAGAGCCTGCACCTTCTCCTCGGTGGTTTGTGGACCCGAGTCCTACCTGACCCTCGGGCTGTTCCCTGACTCACAGCAGAAAGGGGCACGGAGAGGCAGGTGGCGTGGCCGTGTGCTTGCCGTGGCCGTGTGCTTGCCGTGGCCGGGCACTGCTCTGGGCCCGTAGAGCCGGTTAACTCCCAAATCTAACAGCGACGCAGTGAGGCAGGGgctacagatggggagactgaggcacggTGAGCGACAGGGCTTGGCGCAGGTTGGGCTGGGAAGTGGCGGAGCACAGCTGTGCCAGGGCCACACTCAAAGGCGGTTCTCAAAGGTGTCGGTCTGAGTTCAGGGAAACTGTGGCTGCTCCAGAACACCCTGTCCTCGTGGGCGCCGACGGCGTCACCGCGGTGAGGGGCTGGCCAGCCTGTGGCAGCCACCGAGAGGAGCCGTGGCTCTGCCCAGCAGCTCGACTTTCCCTGCTGAGTAAACCTCTCCCGTCTTTACTGGGAGAGATCCGTGCACGGCAAACACACACTTGAAGTGCGCAGTGGGACGGGCTTGTCACCCGACACTCTGGACCCTCCTGGAGTTGAGATGACCAACGTTCGTCACTCCCCAGGGTCCCTGCACTGCCACCCTCTGCTGTGTCAGGACACACTCGCACTTCCCGGGTGGCGGCAACAGTCGCTGGTGGCAACAGTCGCTGGGCGTCTGCGTCTGTTCCGACTTGCGCCCAGCACGCCGCCGCTGAGCACGTGACAGATCGCCATCGTTGGTGACTACGATCCCGGCTTGCTCATCTGAGCCCCTGTCGATGAGCTCTCGGGCGGTTTCCAGCTTCCAGCTATCAGAAGTCAGACTGCTGAGGCTCAGAGTCCCGAACCCCAAACGTGGAGCTTTGCACGCACTGATGGAATAAAAGCGGCAAGACGTCTCCGAGCTCCCCGGCCGCTGGCTTTCCCAAAGCACGGGGTGACGGCTGAAGTTCGCTCATCTGCCTCCAGCCCAGATGCAGCAGAGAACTACGGCCTCCGCTCCTTCCTGGAGTCCTCATTGCTGAGCCCACATCGCGGGAAGGAAGACGGAAGTCTCCCGACAGACCTGGCAGACTCTGTCCCAACCCTTGTCGGCTCTGTGGGCCCAGCACACTCCGCCTCAGACCCCTGCGTGTTCCTCAAGCCCCTGGTTCTCCCCGTGACGACTTCTTGCCCCTCGACAGaatccccctctccccccaacaGCCTGTTCCCGCCCGCGCCCTGTCCTCCGTGACCTCAGATGGCACCTGAGCTTCTGCACCCCGGGGGCGAGTGTCTTTATGCTGAAGGCTCCCGAGATCATGCAACACTGCAGCCACACACGCCGGCAGGACTTTTCTCCAGTTAATCTGGCTTCTGTGAATTCATGCTTCAGCGAACCTTCAGAGGGATAAGGGAGAgttttcccttcaccattatagcTGCAATGAGCATTCATGTAAAAAGGAAAGcaggcactttgggaggccaaggcaggaggatcgcttgaggccaggagttcgagaccagcctgtgcaataCAGCCAGACCTGTGTCTACAAAAAGTAAAGAACAAAAactaagccaggtgtggtgtgcgCCTGGGTTtccagctccctgggaggctgaggcaggagggtagcctggagtccaggagtttttgttcttttgtttttctcagtgtttttctttgtattgttatgtgaactaaaataaaatgttaagccCCCAGCTGCCCGAACGGACCCTCTCTTGGCCCAGGGACCCCAGAAAAGCCTTGAAGCTGAGCTTctgccatgagaagggaggtcggACCTGCCTGGTCACACCCCCCCCCTTTCTAGCAGGCCTGTGGCTGTTACAAGGCAAAGCTTGAGCCGCACCTGCAGGCCACGAGTCACTCAACAGAGCACCTGAGTTTCAGGTGTGATTAGCAGACTGTGATTAgcagacatccttatcttaagTCACAACTCTCCAAGCCTTTGGACAAAGtccatttctttaaccaattacaaatcaaagactctttaCACCACCCGTAACCCGAGAGCCCCTTCCTCGAGAcgtcctgccttttggggccaaaccaacaTTCGCCTTCCGCACGCTGACTCAGTTCCCCCGAGTAGTCCCGACTCTGAGAACACATAAAACCAGACTGTCACCGGCCACCGAGGCGTGTTTTCTCGAGACCCCTCAAGGGACCCCTCCAGGCTGGTCACACACATCCGGCTAAGaaataaacctccttaaattatttcacagagtttgggttttttctatCACGGTTACCTCTGCTGTCCTCCGTCCAGTGTGTTTATTGACATCGTTCGGTTTTAGTTTTGTGCCATTTTGTTTAGGTTGTTTCATGAACAGAACAgcgcagtttctttttttaacctagtCCCGGAGGCTCCCACGCCCAGCTTTCTCCCCTGATGTTGGCCGACGGGAGCATGTGTTTGTTCCCATTCTGGTTCTGTTCTGTTGCTTTCGCTTCCTTGCTTTTCCCCCTTTTATATGATTGGGTTTTCCCTTAGCAGATGTCAAGAAAATGCCCGGTGCCTCCGTGTCCAGTCCCCCCACCGGTCCCCTTGGTCACCCTGCTCCTCCCCGTCACAGAAGGGAGCCAGCCCAGGCCGGGAGCAGGGCTCCTGCAGGTAGAGCCAACGGCAGGAGAACAGCGGCCCTGGAAACAGCCCCTGTGTCCACAGCCCGACGCCGCGCTTGCCTGTCCCGCCCGCTGTGCAACCGGTCAGTGTGGACACAGCCCTGGgagcctgtccctgtccctgtccctggggaGGGGCCGGCTCAGGTGGTGTCTCCTGCCCCCGCCTGTGAAGTCACCGGCCACTCTGAGCCTGGACAGACATGGGAGGTGCCGGAGCGACTGCCGACTCATGGCTGTGGCCCTCCCGTGGGAACGGTGGTCCCCGAGTCCCCAGTCAGACCACGGCTGCGTCACCGACACTCACAGCCGCGCTCCAAGGGGCCGGGGAGCAGGACACACTTTCGGGCAGCTCTTCTCcttttggaagaaaaacaaaatcaagctATTCGACAGCTGCAGGTTTAGGAAAGAGAAAACCCTCAGTTTTATGAGGCCACAAACCTGGAAAACAGCCCTAAgaagccctcccctccccccgccagcCAGGGCCAGCGACGTCCCTCGAAATTCCCAGAACCTCTCTCTGCCGTGCTGCGGCCCTCCCGACACCCGGCTTCAGCATTAACTCGCAAAATGTCACAGACAGTCGGAAGGAAGGATTTCAATGTTCCACCCTCTTCACTCTTTCACATCCTCCCTCATTCCCTCCTAACTCCAAAGTGGGGAAATGCTAATTTTGTGGCTGTTGCTACTGAAAGAGGGTAAGGTTACCCAGCTAAACCCACTCGCCCTCCTGGAACTTACTGGAACACTCAACTAACTGCAAGCAGGTCTTGCTCCGAGTTGTTGCCCCGACCCCAAGAACCTACCCACATAcatgagaaagaaacaaacaaaacagactcACATGGTCTctaaaagcaaaactaaatgtTTACACAATATGCTGGCTCAGTGCAGGGCGGGGGACACAGTGGACAGAGGGAGCCCCGGCTCCCCCGGCCTCCTCCCTTGTCTTGGACAAAAGCTCAGCCCCCCCCACCCCGTTTTCTCATGTGGAAGAAGGTTTAGGAACCGTGTCCTAGAACTCGTGTCAGGGCTAAGCGAGCACAAAGACGGCCGTGGAGGTGCCGGGCGCTGACTTGGCAAACAGGGGATgtgagtttctttcctttttcatcctGAAGGCCTGGTACCATCTGGCACCAACACGCCAGCACAGCTCAGTTTACTGATTCAGCACAAAGTGCTCTGATGCTGTTTAGAAAGATACTCAGCATGGCCAGGCACAGCGGCTCccgccagtaatcccagcactttgggaggctgaggcaggaggatcgcttgagcccaggagtcggaggctgcagtgggctgtgaccgtgccactgcactccagcctgggtgacagagcaagaccctgtctcaaaaacaagtcAATGAATTGAATACTCAATTTCCCATGCTTCTAGTAAGTTGATATATTTTTGTTCGTACGGAACGTTTGtttcaaatgtgtatttttggTCCGACAGGAACCGAAACTGAAATTCACCCAGGGCACCGCCAAGCCTGGCCCTGAAAGAGAAGTGGGGCTGGCTCAGAACACGAACCAGGAAAGCAGGCCCCCGGGAAGTGGTGACGGAGAAAACCTGGGGGCCACCAAGGAGCCCCCCCATCCGATGCTGACCAGCGGCCTGGCGCCCCCCTTCCTCACTTTGCAGTTATCACCCCAGAGCAGCCGCTTGGCGCCCCGGTCCGACCCGCGTGTGTGGGCAATGTTCTCCACCACATGATGCGGCACAGTTATTTTCTGTGCTGCTTAGGCTGATAACTGAAAACAAATTATGCAGAGTAATATTCAGAGTTGAAGGATTTTGCATTTGATCTTTTTCCTCTGGCTATTAATACCCAGTATCTGTCACCATATTTGGAGCTAGGGTGGCTTTGCATAATTACTTTAAAACCCTCTGTTACTGTAACAAAAATTTCAATGAATCAGATCAAAACTTTCCGACCCGATGAAACGATGACCCGACTCTCACTGCGACATGACCTAACGTATAAAAAGGACCCAGTGAGTCCGGGGGAGGGAAATCAAGGGCCCATCAGGTAAGATCACGTTTCGACTACTGTTCTACAGCAGTGAACATCTAACCTGCAGTTAATGCCTCCAAAAAACGAGTTAGGAGGCTTCTGCACACCTTCACTCACTCATCCAGCGAAACCCGCGGATGTGTCGGACTCGAGGCCGGGGCCGGTGCACGGCGTCTCGGCCTCACGGAGCTGGCAGCCAGCGCTCCAGGCGCCACGCGTCCGGCTGCTCTCTGCCGTGGGTAGCCCTCCCTATCCATTCAGggtgaacttaaaaaaaaagcaccagCAGCAATCCGAGGTCCTTCAagtggtgttagggttagggtgtaGGAGGCAGACAGGCTGGGACGTGAGCCGTGGCTGCTCTGCCCGTGTGGCCACAGGACCGTGAGCAGCTACTCAGGGCCCTCCCTGCACGGCAGCTGGTGCCGGAGCCTCATCCTGGCAGGAGGCGGGAGCTCCTCAGCTCCTCAGCCGGCCCAGCCCTTCACAGCGCGCTCCCGGGATCCAAGCTCCCCTGGGCACAGCGCATTTACGGACAGTCTGCATCTGTGGTGGAGACAGGATAGAAGGGTGATCTCTCAGTGGAGACTATGTCCTTGGTTTGCAAACTTCACCTTCACACCTCCCTCTTTAGGTGGCTGTGTAGGTGACAGCAGCAGTGTCtcctgaggggagggagagggggaggaggaggaaggagaaggggaggagggaggaggaggggaaggagggagaaggggaagaggagggaggggaggaggaggtagaaGTGGAAGAAGGagaatg
This window of the Microcebus murinus isolate Inina chromosome 13, M.murinus_Inina_mat1.0, whole genome shotgun sequence genome carries:
- the CFAP97D2 gene encoding uncharacterized protein CFAP97D2, with product MSGAPRPPFPRGCGLLQRAWEKAYRDHRRKVQDARPLVDTCAPPTFPHLHLRLKRLKLEQEWLSAIERDNRLLLERVARVMRTRGQTGSRAGPMRRRNRN